A single window of Synechococcus sp. CBW1004 DNA harbors:
- a CDS encoding glycosyltransferase, whose amino-acid sequence MRVLMLDGALPARESSAGERATFDLIDALHNLGHKVSFSALGINGKETERLPDLVASGVELLPGHGGGLAHLHEVLREPWDAVIVQRPGPALLAAETLTTTGAISLHWGHDIHTWRLEAQQRLCGSVPGHKLKVTALSERRCWQFYDLSVYPTRREADYINSVGGRGAAVPYYRLNSEDLITPDMHTSRRGCLMVGASFHAPNRDALGFAVADILPLLGREARITVVGEWPLEHRAGLDGKGVRFAGRVSEEELRRLHGEHLCLLAPLRFGAGTRRKLVAAMGLGLPVVTSAEGLRGLLVRDGFEEDGVLIAASAKQFADRVVELTTSHSLWEACSIRAQAAVAAVYSAPSFDNAVAEALKRAGELHNGH is encoded by the coding sequence ATGAGGGTTCTGATGCTCGACGGGGCTCTCCCCGCACGTGAGTCTTCGGCAGGCGAGCGGGCCACCTTCGATCTGATCGATGCCCTGCACAACCTCGGGCACAAGGTGAGCTTCTCGGCCCTGGGGATCAATGGCAAGGAGACCGAGAGATTGCCCGACCTGGTGGCGAGTGGCGTGGAGCTGCTGCCCGGTCATGGAGGAGGCCTGGCTCACCTGCACGAGGTCCTCCGCGAACCGTGGGATGCGGTGATCGTTCAGCGTCCGGGCCCTGCCCTCCTGGCAGCTGAGACACTGACAACGACCGGAGCGATCAGCCTGCACTGGGGTCACGACATTCACACCTGGAGGCTGGAAGCGCAGCAGCGGCTCTGTGGCAGCGTGCCAGGGCACAAGCTGAAGGTGACAGCACTCAGCGAGCGGCGCTGCTGGCAGTTCTACGATCTATCCGTCTATCCGACCAGACGCGAAGCCGATTACATCAACAGCGTCGGTGGCCGTGGCGCTGCCGTTCCTTACTACCGCCTGAACTCGGAGGATCTGATCACACCGGACATGCACACTTCACGGCGCGGATGTCTGATGGTGGGCGCTTCCTTTCATGCACCCAATCGGGATGCTCTCGGCTTTGCCGTAGCCGATATCCTGCCGCTGCTCGGTCGGGAGGCTCGGATCACGGTGGTGGGCGAGTGGCCACTGGAGCACCGCGCTGGACTGGATGGGAAGGGAGTGCGGTTTGCCGGACGGGTGAGCGAAGAGGAGCTGCGACGGCTGCACGGCGAGCACCTGTGTCTGTTGGCACCGCTGCGTTTCGGCGCCGGCACCCGCCGCAAGCTGGTGGCCGCGATGGGCCTGGGTCTGCCCGTCGTGACCAGCGCGGAAGGACTGCGGGGCCTCCTCGTGCGTGATGGCTTCGAAGAAGACGGCGTCCTCATCGCAGCCAGTGCCAAGCAGTTCGCGGATCGAGTGGTTGAGCTCACGACAAGCCATTCACTTTGGGAGGCCTGCTCTATCAGGGCCCAGGCTGCGGTTGCCGCTGTCTATTCCGCACCCAGTTTTGATAACGCTGTGGCAGAGGCTCTGAAACGCGCCGGGGAGCTTCACAATGGCCACTGA
- a CDS encoding glycosyltransferase family 2 protein, which yields MATDSTTQSPLAVTQPCIDVVITNHNYNRFVPGAVESALKQHNVQTRIVIVDDGSDEPLRGFESEERVQIIRREAAGGVGVALNLGLDAGSAPLVTFLDADDLWPLDRCRQLHDAISGADLAYGAQVVFADGDQPDLDPSPEQRAAMRATPAALLSGTVLLRRTLFDRYGPFPEQMSKAPFIFWMAAARAAVPAIREVALDRPVLLRRSHTSNMTRNNSQLADYFQVLAQRRRENGGH from the coding sequence ATGGCCACTGATTCAACCACCCAATCCCCACTTGCAGTCACGCAGCCATGCATCGATGTGGTAATCACCAACCACAACTACAACCGCTTCGTGCCGGGTGCTGTGGAATCGGCCCTGAAACAACACAACGTCCAGACCAGGATCGTCATAGTCGATGACGGCAGCGACGAACCCCTGAGAGGTTTTGAGTCTGAGGAGCGCGTTCAGATCATCCGGCGCGAGGCCGCTGGAGGCGTAGGAGTGGCATTGAACCTCGGTCTTGATGCCGGATCCGCTCCCCTGGTGACCTTTCTGGATGCGGACGATCTCTGGCCGCTGGACCGCTGCAGGCAGCTCCACGACGCGATTTCCGGAGCCGATCTCGCCTATGGCGCCCAGGTGGTGTTCGCAGATGGTGATCAACCCGATCTCGATCCCAGCCCGGAACAGCGGGCCGCGATGCGGGCCACCCCCGCCGCCCTTCTGAGCGGCACCGTCCTGCTGCGCAGGACCCTTTTCGACCGCTATGGACCATTCCCCGAACAGATGTCGAAGGCTCCCTTCATCTTCTGGATGGCCGCCGCCCGCGCTGCTGTGCCAGCGATCCGCGAGGTGGCGCTGGACCGGCCCGTGCTGCTGCGTCGCTCCCATACCTCAAACATGACCCGGAACAACAGTCAGTTGGCCGACTACTTCCAGGTTCTGGCCCAACGCCGCCGTGAAAACGGCGGCCATTAA
- the gap gene encoding type I glyceraldehyde-3-phosphate dehydrogenase, translating into MTLKVAINGFGRIGRNFTRCWLSRGANTGIELVGINGSGDTNTNAHLLKYDSMLGPLRGVDVTTTDDAIYLNGKEIKVFYDRNPANLPWKEWGVDLVIESTGVFNDDVGASKHFEAGAKKVILTAPGKGDKVGTFVVGVNADQYRHEDWDILSNASCTTNCMAPVVKVLDQAFGIVKGTMTTTHSYTGDQRILDASHRDLRRARAAAVNIVPTSTGAAKAVALVYPPVKGKLSGIALRVPTPNVSVVDMVLEMSRDTTKEEVNEVLKNASENGMKGIIKYCDLPLVSSDHAGTDESTIVDSDLTLVMGGNMVKVICWYDNEWGYSQRVVDLAEIVAKNWK; encoded by the coding sequence ATGACTCTGAAGGTTGCGATCAACGGATTCGGCCGCATCGGTCGCAACTTCACGCGCTGCTGGCTGAGCCGCGGCGCGAACACTGGCATCGAGCTGGTGGGGATCAATGGTTCGGGTGACACCAACACCAACGCTCACCTGCTCAAGTACGACTCGATGCTCGGCCCCCTGCGGGGAGTTGATGTCACAACAACTGACGACGCCATTTATCTGAACGGTAAGGAGATCAAGGTCTTTTACGACCGCAATCCTGCCAACCTGCCCTGGAAGGAGTGGGGCGTCGATTTGGTCATCGAATCCACGGGCGTTTTCAACGACGACGTGGGCGCCAGCAAGCATTTTGAGGCCGGTGCCAAGAAGGTGATTCTCACCGCTCCCGGTAAGGGCGACAAAGTCGGTACTTTTGTGGTGGGTGTGAATGCCGACCAATACCGCCACGAAGACTGGGACATCCTCAGCAACGCCAGCTGCACCACCAATTGCATGGCCCCAGTTGTCAAAGTGCTCGACCAGGCCTTTGGCATCGTCAAGGGCACGATGACCACCACCCACAGCTACACGGGTGACCAGCGCATCCTCGATGCCTCGCACCGCGACCTGCGTCGCGCCCGTGCCGCCGCTGTCAACATCGTGCCCACCAGCACCGGTGCCGCCAAGGCTGTGGCTCTGGTGTACCCGCCGGTGAAGGGCAAGCTCAGCGGCATCGCTCTGCGGGTTCCCACCCCCAACGTGTCGGTGGTGGACATGGTGCTGGAGATGAGCCGCGACACCACCAAGGAAGAGGTGAACGAGGTGCTCAAGAATGCCTCTGAGAATGGCATGAAGGGCATCATCAAGTACTGCGATCTGCCCCTGGTGTCTTCGGACCACGCCGGTACCGATGAATCAACCATCGTCGATTCCGATCTCACCCTGGTGATGGGCGGAAACATGGTGAAGGTGATCTGCTGGTACGACAACGAGTGGGGCTACAGCCAGCGTGTCGTCGACCTCGCCGAGATCGTGGCGAAGAACTGGAAGTGA
- the murC gene encoding UDP-N-acetylmuramate--L-alanine ligase: MLDRRQPVHFIGVGGIGMSALATILAARGYRVSGSDPRRTAVLEGLHASGVRLFHSQTAETIASLLADAAEAPLVVISSAVPESNGELQEARRRGLTVAHRSDVLAALINAQPSIAVAGSHGKTTTSTLVATLLDATGEDPTAVIGGIVPAFASNGRHGAGRLLVAEADESDGSLVKFTADLAVLTNIELDHTDHYPDLDALIATLRRFAERSGRLLANRDDPILREHFEAAHWWSIEQSEGVDYALLSLEERGDGSTARWYEAGTPVGTLELPLPGRHNLSNAAAALAACRLEGVPFEALQQAIRALQPPGRRFDCRGLWQERIVVDDYAHHPSEVDATLRMARLMVESGRSPLPRIPERLVAVFQPHRYSRTAQFLDAFAAALTGADLVLVAPLYSAGEAPIAGISSEALAQAVRGLSPDLEVRVSASLDELASQIASCSQPGDLVLAMGAGDVNSLWDRLAALNDRPTAVAV, translated from the coding sequence ATGCTCGATCGCCGCCAGCCTGTCCACTTCATCGGGGTCGGGGGGATCGGCATGTCGGCCTTGGCAACGATCCTGGCCGCCCGCGGCTATCGGGTCAGCGGCTCCGACCCCCGTCGCACGGCCGTCTTGGAAGGCCTGCATGCCAGCGGTGTGCGCCTGTTTCACAGCCAGACCGCCGAAACCATCGCCAGCCTGCTGGCGGACGCCGCAGAAGCGCCGCTGGTGGTGATCAGCTCGGCTGTGCCCGAGAGCAACGGCGAGCTGCAGGAGGCCCGCCGCCGCGGGCTGACGGTGGCGCACCGCTCCGATGTCCTGGCGGCGCTGATCAACGCACAACCCTCGATCGCGGTGGCCGGCAGCCACGGCAAGACCACCACCAGCACCCTGGTGGCCACCCTGCTCGACGCCACCGGTGAGGATCCGACCGCGGTGATCGGCGGGATCGTGCCGGCCTTCGCCAGCAATGGCCGCCACGGCGCCGGCAGGCTGCTGGTGGCCGAAGCCGATGAATCGGACGGTTCTCTGGTGAAGTTCACGGCCGACCTGGCCGTGCTCACCAACATCGAACTCGACCACACCGACCACTATCCAGACCTCGACGCCCTGATCGCCACCCTGCGACGCTTCGCCGAACGCTCGGGACGCCTGCTGGCCAACCGGGACGATCCGATCCTCAGAGAACACTTCGAGGCCGCCCACTGGTGGTCGATCGAACAGAGCGAAGGGGTGGACTACGCCCTGCTGAGCCTCGAGGAACGCGGTGATGGCAGCACGGCCCGCTGGTACGAGGCCGGGACGCCGGTGGGAACCCTGGAACTGCCCCTGCCCGGGCGCCACAACCTCAGCAACGCCGCCGCAGCCCTGGCCGCCTGCCGCCTGGAGGGCGTCCCCTTCGAGGCCCTGCAGCAGGCCATCCGGGCCCTGCAGCCGCCCGGCCGTCGCTTCGACTGCCGCGGCCTCTGGCAGGAGCGCATCGTGGTCGATGACTACGCCCATCACCCGAGCGAGGTGGATGCGACCCTGCGCATGGCCCGGCTGATGGTGGAGAGCGGCCGCAGCCCCCTGCCCCGCATCCCGGAGCGCCTGGTGGCGGTGTTCCAGCCCCATCGCTACAGCCGCACCGCCCAGTTTCTCGACGCCTTCGCGGCGGCCCTCACCGGCGCCGATCTGGTGCTGGTGGCGCCGCTGTACAGCGCCGGGGAGGCTCCGATCGCCGGCATCTCCAGCGAGGCCCTGGCCCAGGCCGTGCGAGGGCTGTCCCCCGATCTCGAGGTCCGGGTGAGCGCCAGCCTTGATGAACTGGCCTCCCAGATCGCTTCCTGCAGTCAACCGGGCGATCTGGTGCTGGCCATGGGGGCCGGAGATGTGAACAGTCTCTGGGATCGACTGGCGGCGCTGAATGACCGCCCCACCGCTGTGGCGGTGTGA
- the murB gene encoding UDP-N-acetylmuramate dehydrogenase, translating to MDTLSPADPDGLRRDVGLAEFTTWKVGGPAEWFAEPGSEDELIALAAWAGSQGMPFRCIGAGSNLLIADSGLPGLTLCNRRLQGSRLDATEGWVEAVAGEPIPTLARKAARAGLSGLEWAVGIPGTVGGAAVMNAGAQGGCTAEWLDSVLVIDPARPETPFRLEASALDFAYRHSRLQHEHLLVLSARFRLKTGEDPTEISARTSANLHSRTSTQPYQQPSCGSVFRNPEPQKAGRLIEGLGLKGLCVGGAQVSTLHANFIVNTGGALAAEIDALISQVQERVWRAHAIHLHPEVKRLGFAPEQAGGSLPGWP from the coding sequence ATGGACACCCTCTCCCCTGCAGATCCGGACGGCCTGCGGCGGGACGTCGGCCTGGCCGAGTTCACCACCTGGAAGGTGGGTGGCCCCGCCGAATGGTTCGCCGAGCCGGGCAGCGAGGACGAGCTGATCGCGCTGGCTGCCTGGGCGGGCAGCCAGGGGATGCCGTTCCGTTGCATCGGCGCCGGCTCCAACCTGCTGATCGCCGACAGCGGCCTGCCCGGACTGACCCTCTGCAACCGCCGGCTTCAGGGCAGTCGCCTCGATGCCACCGAAGGCTGGGTGGAGGCCGTGGCCGGCGAGCCGATCCCGACCCTGGCGCGCAAGGCGGCCCGCGCCGGCCTGTCCGGCCTGGAATGGGCCGTGGGGATTCCGGGCACCGTGGGGGGAGCCGCGGTGATGAATGCAGGGGCCCAGGGAGGCTGCACGGCGGAATGGCTGGACTCGGTGCTGGTGATTGATCCGGCACGCCCCGAAACCCCCTTCCGGCTGGAGGCGAGCGCACTCGACTTCGCCTACCGCCACAGCCGCCTGCAACACGAGCACCTGCTGGTGCTCTCGGCCCGTTTCCGGCTGAAGACCGGGGAAGATCCCACCGAGATCTCAGCCCGCACCAGCGCCAACCTGCACAGCCGCACCAGCACCCAGCCCTACCAGCAGCCCAGCTGCGGCAGCGTCTTCCGCAACCCGGAACCCCAGAAGGCCGGCCGACTGATCGAGGGACTGGGCCTCAAGGGCCTCTGCGTCGGCGGAGCGCAGGTCTCAACCCTGCACGCCAACTTCATCGTCAACACCGGCGGTGCCCTGGCTGCGGAGATCGACGCCCTGATCAGCCAGGTGCAGGAGCGGGTCTGGCGGGCCCACGCCATCCACCTGCATCCGGAGGTCAAACGCCTGGGGTTCGCACCGGAGCAGGCCGGCGGCAGCTTGCCGGGCTGGCCTTAG
- a CDS encoding YbaB/EbfC family nucleoid-associated protein produces MAGFGLPNFGQLTEAFRKAQQIQQDAQKLQEELDAMELEGKSADGHVSVWLSGNQMPLRVQVAPELLSGSSEAAEAAILEALQNAYELSTSTMRGRMEELTGGLDLNLPGLGG; encoded by the coding sequence ATGGCCGGCTTCGGACTCCCCAATTTCGGACAGCTGACCGAGGCCTTCCGCAAGGCCCAGCAGATCCAGCAGGACGCCCAGAAGCTGCAGGAGGAGCTGGATGCCATGGAGCTGGAGGGCAAGAGCGCTGACGGGCACGTCAGCGTGTGGCTGTCGGGCAACCAGATGCCGCTGCGTGTGCAGGTGGCCCCTGAACTTCTCAGCGGCAGCTCCGAAGCAGCCGAAGCAGCCATCCTCGAGGCGCTTCAGAACGCCTACGAGCTCTCCACCAGCACGATGCGCGGCCGCATGGAGGAGCTCACCGGCGGCCTGGATCTGAATCTCCCCGGCCTGGGCGGCTGA
- the rsgA gene encoding ribosome small subunit-dependent GTPase A: MAEPVPGRSGLVVALQANYCWVALDQPGPQGQQRLLCTRRTRLSKSGQRTCVGDRVRVDGIDWPAGRGAVAALEPRRNLLERPPVANVDQVVVVVALSEPAPDPLQITRFLLTAEACGRPVQVVLSKADLVTEAERRAWCERLALWGYDALPIALETSPGTPLTGVDLLRQRLSQPGITVICGPSGVGKSSLLNALLPALELRVGSVSGRLRRGRHTTRHVELFPLSAGESQAAPTLLADTPGFNRPDLPARPEDLAALFPELRQRLERQSCRYSNCLHRGDPGCAAGQDWDRHPLYCQCLEEILGSTIEVAVRSSEAGLRRRGDRVEPRLQAQWRQTSRRRARQQDADSVDLQAEAPAGEEFSRPGRGDSDPGRR; the protein is encoded by the coding sequence ATGGCTGAACCGGTCCCCGGCCGTTCCGGGCTGGTGGTCGCCCTTCAGGCCAACTACTGCTGGGTGGCGCTTGATCAGCCCGGTCCCCAGGGCCAGCAGAGGTTGCTCTGCACCCGCCGCACCCGCCTGAGCAAGAGTGGCCAGCGCACTTGTGTCGGTGACCGGGTGCGGGTCGACGGCATCGACTGGCCGGCCGGCCGCGGGGCCGTCGCGGCCCTGGAGCCGCGGCGCAATCTGCTCGAGCGGCCGCCGGTCGCCAACGTCGATCAGGTGGTCGTGGTGGTGGCGCTCTCGGAGCCGGCCCCGGATCCACTCCAGATCACCCGGTTCCTGCTCACCGCGGAGGCCTGCGGCCGGCCCGTCCAGGTGGTGCTCAGCAAAGCGGATCTCGTCACGGAGGCTGAGCGTCGAGCCTGGTGTGAGCGGCTGGCGCTGTGGGGCTACGACGCTCTTCCCATCGCCCTGGAAACTTCGCCGGGGACTCCGCTGACCGGAGTGGATCTGTTGCGCCAGAGGTTGTCCCAGCCGGGGATCACCGTGATCTGCGGGCCGTCCGGAGTGGGCAAGAGCAGCCTGCTCAATGCCCTGCTGCCGGCTCTGGAGCTGCGGGTGGGCAGTGTCTCCGGCCGGCTGCGCCGAGGTCGTCACACCACCCGCCATGTGGAGCTGTTCCCGTTGTCAGCAGGGGAATCGCAGGCCGCCCCGACGCTGCTGGCGGACACGCCCGGCTTCAACCGGCCGGATCTGCCGGCCCGTCCGGAGGATCTGGCCGCTCTATTTCCGGAGCTGCGCCAGCGCCTGGAGCGACAGTCCTGCCGCTACAGCAACTGCCTGCATCGTGGCGATCCGGGCTGCGCCGCGGGGCAGGACTGGGATCGCCACCCGCTCTACTGCCAGTGTCTCGAGGAGATCCTGGGCAGCACGATCGAGGTGGCGGTGCGCAGCAGTGAGGCTGGGCTGCGGCGCCGTGGCGACCGCGTCGAGCCGCGTCTGCAGGCCCAGTGGCGTCAGACGTCCCGTCGCCGTGCCCGGCAGCAGGACGCCGACAGTGTGGATCTGCAGGCTGAGGCGCCAGCCGGAGAGGAGTTCAGCCGCCCAGGCCGGGGAGATTCAGATCCAGGCCGCCGGTGA
- a CDS encoding sulfurtransferase TusA family protein encodes MSLSPPAHLDLRGTPCPLNYIRTRLALEKLPAGAELEVWLDRGEPERLVSEGLRQEGHTVLLTPLEGDSAVRLTVRSTVTFPASDG; translated from the coding sequence ATGAGCCTCTCTCCACCCGCTCACCTGGATCTGCGCGGCACGCCCTGTCCGCTCAACTACATCCGCACCCGGCTGGCGCTCGAGAAGCTGCCAGCCGGCGCTGAGCTCGAGGTCTGGCTTGACCGGGGTGAACCGGAGCGCCTGGTGAGCGAAGGGCTGCGCCAGGAAGGCCACACGGTGCTTCTCACCCCGCTGGAAGGGGATTCCGCCGTTCGCCTCACGGTCCGTTCCACTGTCACCTTCCCCGCCAGCGATGGCTGA
- the dnaJ gene encoding molecular chaperone DnaJ: MADYYELLGVARNADADTLKRAYRRLARQYHPDVNKDPGAEDKFKEIGRAYEVLSDPQSRARYDQFGEAGLGGGGMPDMGDMGGFADLFETFFSGFGGAAAAGGGRRRSGPRQGDDLRLDLTIDFREAVFGIEKEIPLRHLESCGTCGGSGAKAGSGPTTCGTCGGVGQVRRATRTPFGSFTQVAPCPTCEGSGQVIADPCNACGGQGLQQVSKTLRINIPGGVDTNSRLRVAGEGNAGQRGGPPGDLYVVLNVRPHPSLRRDGQTIHSEVTLSYLQAILGDTIEVETVDGPEALEIPAGTQPGAVLTMKNKGVPRLGNPVARGNHQFTVKVQLPTRLNGEERELLEQLAGHHTRKGDRHHHKSGLFGGLFGKG, encoded by the coding sequence ATGGCCGACTACTACGAGCTGCTGGGCGTCGCGCGCAATGCCGATGCGGACACCCTCAAGCGGGCCTATCGGCGACTCGCCCGCCAGTACCACCCTGATGTCAACAAGGACCCGGGTGCCGAGGACAAGTTCAAGGAGATCGGCCGCGCCTACGAGGTGCTCAGCGACCCCCAGAGCCGCGCCCGCTACGACCAGTTCGGTGAGGCAGGTCTGGGCGGTGGCGGCATGCCCGACATGGGCGACATGGGCGGCTTCGCCGACCTGTTCGAAACCTTCTTCAGCGGCTTCGGCGGCGCCGCCGCCGCCGGGGGGGGGCGCCGTCGCAGCGGACCGCGCCAGGGAGACGATCTGCGCCTTGATCTCACGATCGACTTCCGCGAGGCCGTGTTCGGGATTGAGAAGGAGATCCCGCTGCGCCATCTCGAGAGCTGCGGCACCTGCGGTGGCTCCGGCGCCAAGGCCGGCAGCGGCCCCACCACCTGTGGCACCTGTGGTGGTGTCGGCCAGGTGCGTCGGGCTACCCGCACCCCCTTCGGCAGCTTCACCCAGGTGGCGCCCTGCCCCACCTGCGAGGGCAGCGGCCAGGTGATCGCGGATCCCTGCAATGCCTGCGGCGGCCAGGGCCTGCAGCAGGTCTCCAAGACTCTCCGGATCAACATCCCCGGTGGTGTCGACACCAATTCACGGCTGCGGGTGGCGGGCGAGGGGAACGCCGGCCAGCGCGGTGGTCCTCCTGGCGACCTCTACGTGGTGCTCAACGTGCGGCCCCATCCCAGCCTGCGGCGGGACGGTCAGACGATCCACTCCGAGGTGACCCTCAGCTACCTGCAGGCCATCCTCGGCGACACGATCGAGGTGGAGACCGTCGATGGCCCCGAGGCCCTGGAGATCCCGGCCGGCACCCAGCCCGGAGCCGTGCTCACGATGAAGAACAAGGGGGTGCCCCGTCTGGGCAACCCCGTTGCCCGCGGCAACCATCAGTTCACGGTGAAGGTGCAGCTGCCCACCCGTCTCAATGGCGAGGAGCGTGAACTGCTCGAGCAGCTGGCCGGCCACCACACCCGCAAGGGAGACCGGCATCATCACAAGAGCGGTCTGTTCGGCGGGCTGTTCGGCAAGGGATGA
- the grpE gene encoding nucleotide exchange factor GrpE, translating into MSGENLQDADRRYEAQGEPSPPPAESHLPQDPQPGEVDSAEGGSESSGPDPAAGADRLQQLEAQLAALQSENEGLRGQYMRIAADFDNFRKRQSRDHDDLKLQITCTTLSEILPVVDNFDRARQQLNPQSEEAQTLHRSYQGLYKQLVDVFKQLGVSPMRVEGEPFDPNLHEAVLREESHDHLEDVVIEELQRGYHLNGRVLRHALVKVSMGPGPGGSGSQEQAG; encoded by the coding sequence ATGAGCGGCGAGAATCTCCAGGACGCTGATCGCCGGTACGAGGCCCAGGGAGAGCCCTCCCCGCCTCCGGCCGAATCCCACCTCCCCCAGGACCCACAGCCCGGGGAGGTCGACAGCGCTGAAGGGGGTTCTGAGTCCTCCGGTCCCGATCCGGCGGCCGGGGCTGACCGGCTCCAGCAGCTGGAGGCGCAGCTGGCCGCCCTCCAGAGCGAAAATGAGGGTCTGCGCGGCCAGTACATGCGCATCGCCGCCGACTTCGACAACTTCCGCAAGCGCCAGAGTCGCGACCATGACGATCTGAAGCTGCAGATCACCTGCACGACCCTCAGCGAGATCCTGCCGGTGGTCGACAACTTCGACCGTGCCCGTCAGCAGCTCAATCCCCAGAGCGAGGAGGCCCAGACCCTGCATCGCAGCTACCAGGGGCTCTACAAGCAGTTGGTGGACGTGTTCAAGCAGCTGGGGGTGTCGCCGATGCGGGTGGAGGGGGAACCGTTCGACCCGAACCTGCATGAGGCCGTGCTCCGGGAGGAGAGCCATGACCATCTCGAGGATGTGGTGATCGAGGAGCTGCAGCGTGGCTATCACCTCAATGGCCGCGTGCTGCGTCACGCGCTGGTGAAGGTGTCCATGGGTCCCGGTCCGGGCGGATCCGGCAGCCAGGAGCAGGCCGGCTGA